In Brachypodium distachyon strain Bd21 chromosome 2, Brachypodium_distachyon_v3.0, whole genome shotgun sequence, one genomic interval encodes:
- the LOC104582559 gene encoding uncharacterized protein LOC104582559, giving the protein MGNLCVRGGHRARPLVVLPDGSRFRLEEHAGVAELMMEAPGHVVARAKDAVRERRLRALGADELLRAGEVYLLVPVGKAGARLCDGAVEAICPLVFGKKGSKLKGRGGSRLSRRRIFPGAETGFGEDDVADGNKSGKQGLQVHRLRARQWRPALETIDEA; this is encoded by the coding sequence ATGGGCAACTTGTGCGTCCGGGGCGGCCACCGTGCAAGGCCACTGGTGGTCTTGCCGGACGGCAGCCGGTTCCGGCTGGAGGAGCACGCGGGCGTAGCCGAGCTGATGATGGAGGCGCCGGGGCACGTGGTTGCGCGGGCCAAGGATGCCGTCAGGGAACGACGGCTGCGAGCCTTGGGCGCTGACGAGCTCTTGCGCGCGGGGGAGGTGTACCTCCTCGTGCCCGTGGGGAAGGCCGGGGCACGGCTGTGTGACGGGGCGGTGGAGGCGATCTGCCCACTGGTCTTTGGAAAAAAGGGGAGCAAGCTTAAGGGCAGGGGCGGCAGCAGGTTGTCCAGGAGAAGGATTTTCCCGGGAGCAGAAACTGGCTTCGGGGAAGATGATGTCGCCGATGGGAACAAGTCTGGTAAACAGGGCCTGCAGGTACATAGGCTTAGGGCCAGGCAGTGGAGGCCTGCCCTTGAGACCATCGACGAGGCGTAG